The Etheostoma cragini isolate CJK2018 chromosome 15, CSU_Ecrag_1.0, whole genome shotgun sequence genome window below encodes:
- the LOC117957484 gene encoding cold shock domain-containing protein C2-like, whose product MADPSLTSPSRIQLRSPNTSLTLSFPFLREGSGVWEEGKERPLPRDLPSPLPTKRTRTYSATVRAHSGQVFKGVCKNFSRSQGHGFLQPSHGGEDIFVHISDIEGEYVPVEGDEVTYKVSRVPPKNLKVQAVEVKIVHLNPGTKHETWSGQIISS is encoded by the exons ATGGCAGACCCCAGCCTCACATCGCCTTCTAGGATCCAGCTGCGCTCTCCCAACACTTCTCTCACCCTCTCCTTCCCCTTCCTGAGGGAGGGCAGCGGGGTATGGGAGGAAGGGAAAGAGCGGCCGCTGCCTCGGGATTTGCCAAGCCCGCTGCCAACCAAACGCACCCGCACCTACTCAGC TACGGTACGGGCTCACTCAGGTCAGGTGTTTAAGGGTGTGTGTAAGAACTTCTCCAGGTCACAAGGCCACGGCTTCCTCCAACCCTCCCACGGTGGCGAAGACATCTTCGTTCACATCTCAGA CATCGAAGGGGAGTATGTCCCAGTAGAGGGGGACGAGGTCACGTACAAAGTGAGCCGGGTCCCGCCCAAGAACCTCAAGGTGCAGGCCGTGGAGGTGAAGATCGTTCATCTCAATCCGGGGACAAAACACGAGACCTGGTCGGGCCAGATCATCAGCTCTTAG